The following are encoded together in the Coffea arabica cultivar ET-39 chromosome 1c, Coffea Arabica ET-39 HiFi, whole genome shotgun sequence genome:
- the LOC140038128 gene encoding uncharacterized protein — MDGNATRRKKYAEMPPSKKMQLLQRRKENRAAKKKNAHLLPRIRKVPLGYMESGVSFPDSHHEKLDGANYSSMHSEILGTEALKSGNDNAAIITEALQYMSSHESAPFIPRVHSAPSSQAANDMPNASILAEFPLTVKADPRSCKGKFLPEKRKNFNLPSSTIEPDFCLPRRKIRNSIPVALHDGLGDCFNRSDSVIQALNFDKEDLPMNNLFENPVEYCSSVHVSVNSEELYPLTTTSETAQFLQQKDASFKEQDSIIRPACFVPVLPVDRHNSSSRVSENILQPSCIGKDPLLAPELFENVVAYSSLPKVHMKSGQLQSLFNGSHQIFHFGKNMPPSENHTCETASASQVSLFLNTVTETSSIPERQSTHSIERNAPVRKATAISHCSGSSYRVQPSTRNRCSRRRVKKQTPATPKRGRQRQIFPINEIPHEALTLPDAPDCEHCGAKRFHLEPPNFCCSGGDISIVAPSMPYDLKRLFIENDEESAHFRNNVRTYNNNLGFTSFTAKYDPELTKNTKGVYTFRVQGQVYHFLNSLVQSYEKPSGIQFYFFDSDEELAKRIGSSDKLRESTLKLLMRILSNNPYAKFFKNLRNVPNIDTYKIVLNCYPGLDQRVYNLPTASQVAAIWTEDEDESADRNIHFQVYTHSNTSHRIKHYYGCYDPLQYPILFPQGECGWHHGVKKLRKRKRKADSCEDDLNVDPSSVNSPSHLLDLERRAVEHGKNEEDTVSAREYYCYRFQMRDSDESMLLHCLRLLQQFSVDSYVKIETSRLDFHRHRQNVVRSEILQGVLDSVSLGQTEGSKVGRRIVLPASFIGGPRDMRRRYLDAMSLVQKYGKSDIFLTMTCNPAWKEIQCNLKYHEKPQDRPDLLARVFRAKFEMLKHELLNKQIFGEVAACVYVIEFQKRGFPHAHLLLILKPQFKLLNPDSYDKVVCAELPDRLQYPHLYSLVVKHMIHGPCGDIDKSCPCMKDGSCKNHYPKNFCPHTTHSEDSYLYYRRRDDGKKVKVRRFTLDNRWVVPYNPYLLALFDCHMNVEICSTIKLVKYLYKYVFKGHDQVSFRIMTDDSATDTDEIKEFQKGRYISPPEAFWRIYEFRLNEMTPSVYTLQVHLPNQQLVSFQKSSDLLQLLAKVDFSKTMLTEFFKMNATNATAENLKCFYKDFPQHFVWSSKYKQWTERKRRKVIGRLVSVNPREGERYYLRLLLNHIPGPISFDYLLTVNDKKMNSFREAALALGLLQSDTYIEETLEEAAAFQMPSSLRLLFATLLVYCSPTDPAMLWKKFELDFSRDYQRHNQSHDHSPAEIRGLVLADINKSLRQMGTNIAAYQLPLDDLVSGDQVHLTKEIEAERNIDIPPEDLLMSLKLNSQQKYAYNMILEACFAFQGHSFFIDGPGGTGKTFLYRSLLATLRSQGYIAIAVATSGIAASILPGGRTAHSRFKIPLDFSKNRACQLSKQGSVAKLLSDAKLILWDEASMAKRETIEAFDDLLRDIMESELPFGGKVIVFDGDFRQTLPVIEQATKEGLLQSCFLNSPLWYKLHKLKLTENMRAILDPQFSEFLLRVGEGREPVDLNSEITLSRDLVIPYYDKEESLNRLLRSVFPDLTLYSQDPYSMINRCILTPKNNSVDELNDIMIRRFPGELHTYISSDKAVDQRHQGDYEDFLNSQNPKGLPPHRLMLKENCPIILIRNLNPVEGLCNGTRLICRELGRHTISAEIVFGQHRGKRVLIPKIPLQTSDNQKNSIAFIRTQFPVRLCFALTINKSQGQTLDYVGIYLREPVFSHGQLYVALSRARASSELKILIIPGTFDGVKTDCKTRNVVFNEIFELSQQ, encoded by the exons ATGGATGGAAATGCTACTCGCCGCAAAAAATACGCAGAAATGCCACCTTCGAAAAAAATGCAACTTCTGCAGCGCCGGAAAGAAAATAGAGCTGCCAAGAAAAAGAATGCGCATTTACTCCCACGTATTCGTAAGGTTCCACTGGGTTATATGGAATCGGGTGTTTCTTTCCCTGATTCACATCATGAAAAGCTTGATGGTGCGAATTACTCTTCTATGCATAGTGAAATCTTAGGAACCGAGGCCTTGAAGAGCGGTAATGACAATGCTGCTATCATTACTGAGGCATTACAATATATGTCCTCTCATGAATCCGCTCCTTTTATTCCTCGCGTCCATTCTGCTCCCTCTTCTCAGGCTGCAAACGACATGCCAAATGCAAGTATTCTTGCAG AGTTTCCACTTACTGTTAAGGCTGATCCTAGGAGCTGCAAAGGAAAATTCCttccagaaaaaagaaaaaattttaaccTTCCTTCTTCCACTATTGAGCCTGATTTCTGTTTGCCTAGGAGAAAAATTAGGAACTCTATACCTGTAGCATTGCATGATGGACTAGGCGATTGCTTTAATCGTTCTGATAGCGTCATCCAAGCTCTCAACTTTGACAAAGAGGATTTGCCTATGAACAATCTTTTTGAAAATCCAGTTGAGTATTGTTCTTCGGTCCATGTTTCTGTGAACTCTGAAGAGCTTTATCCTCTCACAACTACAAGTGAGACAGCTCAATTCCTCCAACAAAAAGATGCATCCTTTAAGGAGCAGGATTCTATTATTAGACCTGCTTGCTTTGTTCCTGTGCTGCCAGTTGATAGGCACAATAGCTCTTCTAGAGTTTCTGAGAACATCCTGCAGCCTTCTTGCATAGGCAAAGATCCTCTACTTGCTCCTGAACTTTTTGAAAATGTTGTTGCATACTCTTCTTTGCCCAAGGTTCATATGAAATCTGGTCAACTGCAATCTCTCTTCAATGGTAGCCACCAAatatttcattttggaaaaaatatgcCACCCTCTGAGAACCACACTTGTGAAACAGCTTCTGCTTCTCAAG TTAGCTTATTTCTTAATACGGTTACAGAAACCTCCTCTATTCCGGAGAGACAATCTACCCATTCTATTGAAAGAAATGCTCCTGTGAGGAAAGCAACGGCAATTTCCCACTGTTCTGGTTCCTCATATAGAGTTCAACCTTCGACCCGAAACCGCTGTTCTCGTCGTCGTGTAAAGAAGCAAACTCCGG CTACACCTAAAAGAGGGAGGCAGCGGCAAATTTTTCCGATCAATGAAATCCCCCACGAAGCTTTAACTCTTCCAGATGCTCCTGATTGTGAGCACTGTGGAGCCAAGAGGTTCCATTTGGAACCTCCTAACTTTTGTTGCTCTGGAGGAGATATTTCTATCGTGGCTCCATCGATGCCTTATGATCTTAAGCGTCTATTTATCGAAAATGATGAGGAAAGTGCTCATTTCAGAAACAATGTTCGGACCTATAATAACAACTTGGGATTCACATCCTTTACTGCAAAATATGACCCTGAACTGACCAAGAACACGAAAGGTGTTTATACTTTCCGTGTTCAAGGTCAGGTCTACCATTTCCTTAATAGCTTGGTACAGTCATATGAAAAACCTTCTGGAATTCAGTTTTACTTTTTTGATTCTGATGAAGAATTAGCAAAGAGAATTGGAAGTTCTGATAAGTTGCGTGAAAGCACTTTAAAATTGCTTATGCGTATCCTTTCGAACAACCCTTATGCTAAATTCTTTAAGAATCTCAGAAATGTTCCGAACATTGACACCTATAAAATTGTTTTGAATTGTTATCCCGGTTTGGACCAGCGAGTCTATAATCTGCCTACAGCCTCTCAAGTTGCTGCCATATGGACTGAGGATGAGGATGAATCGGCAGATAGAAATATTCATTTTCAAGTTTATACCCACTCTAATACCAGCCATAGAATTAAGCATTACTATGGCTGCTATGATCCTTTGCAGTACCCTATTCTCTTTCCTCAAGGTGAATGTGGATGGCACCATGGTGTTAAAAAACTTCGCAAGAGGAAGAGAAAGGCAGATTCTTGTGAGGATGATTTAAATGTTGATCCTTCCTCTGTTAACAGCCCTTCACATTTACTCGATTTGGAACGCAGAG CCGTTGAACATGGAAAGAACGAAGAGGACACTGTATCAGCAAGAGAATATTATTGTTATAGGTTTCAAATGAGAGACAGCGATGAGTCGATGTTGCTGCACTGTCTTAGACTTCTACAACAATTTTCAGTTGATTCCTATGTGAAGATAGAAACTTCTAGGCTGGACTTTCATAGACATCGACAAAATGTTGTCAGATCAGAAATTCTTCAAGGGGTATTGGATAGTGTCTCTCTAGGCCAAACTGAAGGTTCTAAAGTTGGTCGTAGGATAGTGCTGCCTGCTTCCTTTATAGGTGGTCCCAGAGACATGAGGCGCCGCTATCTTGATGCAATGTCACTTGTACAAAAATATGGAAAATCAGACATTTTTCTTACCATGACCTGCAATCCGGCATGGAAAGAAATTCAATGCAATCTGAAGTATCATGAGAAGCCGCAAGATAGGCCTGATCTTTTAGCTAGAGTATTTAGAGCTAAATTTGAAATGCTTAAACACGAACTCTTGAATAAGCAGATTTTTGGTGAGGTGGCAGCATGCGTCTATGTTATCGAATTTCAAAAACGAGGATTTCCACATGCTCATTTGTTACTCATTTTAAAGCCTCAGTTTAAGCTGCTCAATCCAGATTCATACGACAAGGTAGTCTGTGCTGAATTACCTGATCGCCTTCAGTATCCTCACCTCTACTCTCTTGTTGTAAAGCATATGATCCATGGTCCTTGTGGAGACATAGATAAAAGTTGCCCATGTATGAAAGACGGTTCCTGCAAAAATCACTATCCAAAAAATTTTTGCCCTCATACAACCCACAGTGAAGATAGTTACCTATATTATAGAAGAAGGGATGATGGCAAGAAGGTGAAAGTTCGCAGATTCACCCTTGATAATAGGTGGGTTGTGCCTTACAACCCCTATCTTCTTGCTTTGTTCGATTGCCACATGAATGTGGAGATTTGTTCTACCATTAAACTGGTCAAGTACCTGTATAAGTATGTGTTCAAGGGACATGATCAAGTCTCTTTTAGGATTATGACGGATGATAGTGCTACTGATACTGACGAGATTAAAGAGTTCCAAAAAGGTAGATACATTTCACCTCCGGAAGCATTTTGGCGCATCTATGAGTTCCGTTTAAATGAGATGACCCCATCTGTTTATACTCTCCAAGTTCACCTTCCAAATCAGCAGCTTGTTTCTTTTCAGAAAAGCTCAGATCTGTTGCAGTTGTTAGCAAAAGTTGATTTTTCTAAGACCATGCTAACTGAGTTTTTCAAGATGAATGCAACCAATGCAACCGCTGAAAACCTGAAATGCTTTTATAAAGATTTCCCTCAACATTTCGTTTGGTCTTCCAAGTATAAACAGTGGACGGAAAGGAAGCGTCGAAAGGTGATAGGTAGACTTGTCAGTGTTAATCCAAGAGAAGGAGAGAGGTACTATCTAAGGCTTCTCTTAAATCATATTCCTGGACCGATATCATTTGATTATCTCTTGACTGTTAATGATAAAAAAATGAACTCGTTTAGAGAGGCTGCTCTAGCGCTTGGGTTGTTGCAATCTGATACATATATAGAAGAAACACTTGAGGAAGCCGCTGCATTTCAAATGCCATCTTCGCTCAGATTATTGTTTGCTACTCTCCTGGTCTATTGTTCTCCAACTGATCCCGCGATGCTGTGGAAAAAatttgaattggacttttctagAGATTATCAGCGGCACAACCAATCTCATGACCACTCTCCTGCTGAAATTAGGGGATTAGTTCTTGCTGATATTAACAAATCTCTTCGCCAGATGGGTACAAACATTGCTGCGTATCAGTTACCATTAGATGACCTTGTTAGTGGGGATCAAGTCCACCTAACAAAAGAGATTGAAGCTGAAAGAAACATAGATATACCACCGGAAGATCTGCTAATGTCTTTAAAATTAAATTCACAGCAAAAGTATGCTTATAACATGATCCTAGAAGCATGCTTTGCTTTCCAAGGACATTCTTTTTTTATTGATGGTCCTGGAGGTACCGGTAAAACATTTTTATACCGGTCACTACTTGCTACTCTGAGATCGCAAGGTTATATAGCCATTGCAGTAGCAACCTCTGGAATTGCAGCGTCTATCCTACCTGGAGGAAGAACTGCACACTCAAGGTTTAAGATACCTCTCGATTTCTCAAAGAACAGAGCCTGTCAGCTTAGCAAGCAAGGCAGTGTTGCAAAACTGCTGTCGGACGCTAAACTGATCTTGTGGGATGAAGCTTCCATGGCAAAACGAGAAACCATTGAGGCATTTGATGATTTGCTTAGAGACATAATGGAATCTGAACTGCCTTTTGGAGGTAAAGTTATTGTATTTGATGGGGATTTTCGGCAGACACTACCTGTTATTGAACAAGCAACAAAGGAAGGCCTTTTGCAATCTTGCTTTCTCAATTCTCCATTGTGGTATAAGCTTCATAAACTGAAGTTAACAGAAAACATGCGAGCTATATTAGATCCTCAATTTTCTGAATTCCTGTTAAGAGTTGGCGAAGGGCGCGAACCTGTGGACTTGAACAGCGAAATAACTTTGTCCAGAGACTTAGTCATTCCTTATTATGATAAAGAAGAATCCTTAAACAG GTTGCTACGCTCCGTATTTCCAGATTTAACTCTCTATTCCCAGGATCCATATAGCATGATTAATAGATGTATTCTTACCCCTAAAAATAACTCGGTTGATGAGTTAAATGATATAATGATTAGGAGGTTTCCTGGAGAGCTTCATACTTACATTAGTTCTGACAAAGCTGTTGATCAGCGACACCAGGGTGATTACGAGGATTTCCTTAATTCTCAGAATCCAAAAGGCCTTCCTCCTCACAGGTTAATGTTAAAAGAAAACTGCCCGATTATACTAATAAGGAATCTAAATCCTGTTGAAGGCCTATGCAATGGCACAAGGCTTATATGTAGAGAGCTTGGGCGACATACTATCTCTGCTGAAATTGTCTTCGGCCAGCATAGAGGAAAGCGAGTTCTCATTCCAAAGATACCCTTACAAACTTCTGACAACCAAAAGAAttccattgcattcataagaACTCAGTTTCCTGTCCGACTTTGTTTTGCATTGACCATTAATAAATCTCAAGGACAAACTCTTGATTATGTTGGAATTTATTTGCGGGAACCTGTCTTTTCTCATGGACAGCTATATGTAGCCTTGTCCAGAGCTAGAGCTTCAAGTGAGTTGAAAATACTTATTATACCAGGAACTTTTGATGGTGTAAAAACAGACTGCAAAACTAGAAATGTTgtgttcaatgaaatttttgaattgAGCCAGCAGTAG